Proteins co-encoded in one Pseudophryne corroboree isolate aPseCor3 chromosome 1, aPseCor3.hap2, whole genome shotgun sequence genomic window:
- the LOC135060711 gene encoding zinc finger protein 862-like: MPTLKRKVKEHERKTKEIGKKCLKINQMFSGKKKKINAAELDPVPSTSDPVPSTSDPVPSTSDPVPTDNQCTSQDNSLATVNTNCSNVDDSVSTSCNVIVNENTIDVHSQSSISLANCSQNLECDTSPPIILDDDLSEERCSSNEDTDIINDIGVSASPKKKSKHKVGFQIKWKREFPWLSCKKNGERESLLCKLCLKHLLNDTKYNKSPWMNSGMSTVRRDKIKEHSVSEMHKAAMQTEIIGCNAEASQNRKNRPESEEFKAVECAMKCLDFLIQHNIPHTTVFKPFVVFCIEELKSPVLAPLNKSKNASYTSYQTINEFVNSMASVQREKVILSLQKSPSFSVMSDETTDVSNRKHLATAAKYIKDGEVSVSFINDTEIPDGKSETIFNALSQTIEDCGGFEKLVGFGSDGASSMVGHRDGVAAKLKAKNNKIISIHCHNHRLALATKNTFESLNPFLKMDEVLTSIYKYYKYSSVRSKTLEEIQRVFTKCKGTKIKKASHTRWLSHENAINSIRINYHSIIVDLENAVVTGQSRTTSGVSGPTAEGLLKHLKNFHFFQLIHFLCDVLSLLSKLVLIFERRDIDLSTIHSNVSITLGALKNLKRKPGGQFCRNLENAARKIGIQAPIAAENCKFEEDARCFLDLLVQNISERMHNIAILDHLSVLDMRHLNADKGVGFYGVAEMAQLADFYQLDEDLLLSEWEDFKSVFLQTEEENSDNERLSMVNVYKTLEKSEDTIGVAFPLIQKLVSVGCVLPLSTAEVERTFSQVKLILTDHRNRLKVENVNSILAIKLNGKVNYREAVKHWMKKQRRIFSCRPHTAGHRPHSTIRNTCTVDCEQQPRTTHIN; the protein is encoded by the exons atGCCTACTCTTAAAAGGAAAGTGAAAGAACATGAAAGAAAAACCAAGGAAATaggcaaaaaatgtttgaaaaTCAATCAAATGTTTTCAGGAAAAAAGAAG aaaataaatgcagcagagttagatcctgtacccagcacctctgatcctgtacccagcacctctgatcctgtacccagcacctctgatcctgtacccacAGATAATCAATGCACTTCCCAAGATAATTCACTGGCCACAGTTAACACAAATTGCAGCAATGTAGATGACTCGGTATCGACGTCATGTAATGTCATTGTTAATGAAAACACCATAGATGTGCATTCTCAATCCTCCATCTCTCTTGCCAACTGTTCTCAGAATTTAGAGTGTGACACCTCACCCCCTATTATTTTGGATGATGACCTATCTGAAGAAAGGTGCTCTTCTAATGAAGATACAGATATAATAAATGACATTGGGGTTAGTGCTTCTCCAAAAAAAAAGTCAAAACATAAAGTTGGTTTCCAAATAAAATGGAAAAGAGAGTTTCCGTGGCTTAGttgtaaaaaaaatggtgaaagagAATCTCTACTCTGCAAGCTGTGTTTAAAACATCTGTTGAACGACACAAAATACAACAAATCTCCATGGATGAATAGTGGGATGAGCACAGTAAGGCGCGATAAAATTAAGGAGCATTCTGTTTCCGAGATGCACAAGGCAGCAATGCAAACTGAAATAATCGGTTGTAATGCTGAGGCTTCACAGAACAGAAAAAATAGACCAGAGTCAGAGGAATTCAAAGCTGTGGAATGTGCTATGAAGTGCCTGGATTTTCTAATCCAGCATAATATACCACATACAACTGTTTTTAAACCATTTGTTGTTTTCTGTATAGAAGAATTAAAGTCTCCAGTTTTAGCCCCTCTGAACAAATCTAAAAATGCCTCATATACAAGCTACCAAACAATCAACGAATTTGTTAATTCGATGGCCAGTGTTCAAAGAGAGAAAGTTATCTTGTCTTTACAGAAGAGTCCATCATTTTCAGTTATGTCAGATGAAACTACTGATGTCAGCAACAGAAAACACTTGGCAACTGCtgcaaaatatataaaagatgGAGAAGTCAGTGTGTCCTTTATTAATGATACAGAAATTCCAGATGGAAAATCAGAAACTATTTTCAATGCTCTTTCACAGACTATAGAAGACTGTGGAGGGTTTGAGAAATTAGTAGGCTTTGGAAGTGACGGCGCCAGTTCAATGGTTGGTCACCGTGATGGAGTAGCAGCCAAACTAAAGGCCAAAAATAATAAGATTATTTCAATACATTGTCACAATCATCGTTTAGCTCTTGCAACAAAAAATACATTTGAATCTTTGAATCCTTTCCTGAAAATGGATGAAGTATTAACAAGTATTTACAAATACTATAAATACAGCTCTGTGAGGAGCAAAACTTTGGAAGAAATACAAAGAGTATTTACTAAATGTAAGGGAACAAAAATAAAAAAGGCTAGCCACACAAGATGGCTATCACATGAAAATGCTATTAATTCAATAAGAATTAATTATCATTCGATCATTGTCGATTTGGAAAATGCTGTTGTAACTGGACAGTCAAGGACTACAAGTGGTGTGAGTGGGCCAACTGCTGAAGGACTTCTCAAACATctgaaaaattttcatttttttcaattaATTCACTTTCTTTGTGATGTACTGAGCCTGCTTTCCAAATTAGTTTTAATCTTTGAAAGAAGAGATATTGACTTGTCTACAATACACAGCAATGTTTCCATTACGCTTGGTGCTTTGAAAAATTTAAAGCGTAAGCCTGGGggtcagttttgcaggaacctggAAAATGCTGCAAGAAAAATAGGAATTCAGGCTCCTATAGCAGCAGAAAATTGTAAGTTTGAAGAAGATGCAAGGTGTTTTCTAGATCTATTGGTCCAAAACATTTCAGAGAGGATGCATAATATAGCTATACTTGATCATCTAAGTGTCTTAGATATGAGGCATCTTAATGCAGACAAAGGTGTGGGATTTTATGGTGTGGCCGAAATGGCACAGCTTGCTGATTTTTATCAACTGGACGAAGATCTTCTGTTATCAGAATGGGAAGACTTTAAATCTGTATTCTTACAAACGGAAGAAGAAAATTCTGATAATGAAAGATTGTCCATGGTCAACGTGTACAAGACTTTAGAAAAATCTGAAGACACAATTGGCGTAGCATTTCCTCTAATTCAGAAACTTGTTTCAGTTGGCTGTGTTCTACCACTCTCAACTGCTGAAGTTGAAAGAACTTTTTCGCAAGTTAAATTAATCTTAACAGATCACAGAAACCGTCTCAAGGTGGAAAATGTCAACAGCATATTAGCCATTAAGCTAAATGGCAAGGTAAACTACAGAGAGGCGGTAAAGCACTGGATGAAAAAGCAAAGAAGAATATTTTCTTGTAGACCACACACAGCTGGCCACCGACCACACTCTACAATCAGAAACACCTGTACTGTAGATTGTGAGCAACAACCAAGGACAACGCACATAAACTGA